A window of the Rhodohalobacter mucosus genome harbors these coding sequences:
- a CDS encoding Atu2307/SP_0267 family LLM class monooxygenase: protein MELGIYTFVENTPLGETGKPLHPAERLEHLLEEAELADQLGLDVFAVGEHHREEYVSSAPSVILSAIAAKTQNIRLSSSVTVLGSEESIRVYQQYATLDLLSKGRAEIMVGRGSFIESFPLFGYDLQNYEDLFEEKLQQLLEINDNEILHWKGAHTPDVNGRGVYPRALQSKLPIWRAVGGTPKSAYVTGALGLPMAIAIIGGYPEQFKPMAELHKRGAIENGHDPQPVSINSHGFIAETREEAIETAFPAFKTQMDKIGRERGWSPMTREQFEASCTLRGANVVGSADDVIQKILYQQKIFGHSRFLLQMSVGSIPHEKLLRSIELFAKEVAPAVREKIGALGV from the coding sequence ATGGAACTCGGAATCTACACTTTCGTCGAAAACACACCCCTTGGTGAGACCGGAAAGCCTCTTCATCCGGCCGAGCGCCTAGAGCACCTGCTGGAGGAGGCCGAGCTGGCCGATCAGCTGGGACTGGATGTTTTTGCAGTTGGAGAGCACCATCGCGAAGAGTATGTATCTTCGGCGCCTTCGGTGATTCTTTCGGCAATTGCCGCAAAAACGCAAAATATACGTCTTTCAAGCTCTGTAACGGTTTTGGGATCGGAGGAATCCATTCGCGTGTATCAGCAGTATGCCACGCTCGACCTGCTGTCGAAAGGCAGGGCGGAGATTATGGTGGGTCGCGGGTCGTTTATTGAATCATTTCCTCTGTTCGGGTATGACCTGCAAAACTACGAAGACCTATTTGAGGAGAAGCTTCAGCAGCTGCTGGAGATCAATGACAATGAGATTCTTCACTGGAAGGGAGCGCATACGCCGGATGTGAATGGGAGAGGGGTCTATCCGAGGGCACTGCAGAGCAAGCTGCCGATCTGGCGGGCCGTGGGCGGAACACCCAAATCGGCTTACGTGACCGGTGCACTGGGGCTTCCCATGGCGATTGCGATCATCGGCGGATACCCGGAACAGTTCAAGCCGATGGCGGAACTGCATAAACGCGGCGCCATCGAGAACGGCCACGATCCGCAGCCGGTCAGCATCAATTCGCACGGGTTCATTGCGGAGACCCGTGAGGAAGCCATTGAAACTGCATTTCCCGCATTCAAGACGCAAATGGACAAAATCGGGCGGGAGAGGGGATGGTCGCCCATGACCCGCGAACAGTTTGAGGCTTCCTGTACGCTTCGGGGTGCCAATGTTGTAGGAAGTGCTGATGATGTGATCCAGAAAATTCTGTACCAGCAAAAGATCTTCGGCCATAGCCGGTTTTTGCTTCAGATGAGCGTGGGGTCTATCCCGCATGAGAAGCTGCTTCGATCGATTGAGCTGTTCGCCAAAGAGGTGGCCCCGGCCGTCAGAGAGAAAATAGGAGCTTTAGGGGTATAG
- a CDS encoding DUF3224 domain-containing protein, whose amino-acid sequence MNISGSFTPNLSPLEPYSTGKHGMKLGRMSIDKTFEGDLNAVSKGEMLSAMTPEKGSAGYVAIEQVEGTLSGKKGSFVLQHYGIMTNGDQRLILEVVPGSGTGELEGLAGSMAIIIEDGKHTYEFEYKLPEQDGYSD is encoded by the coding sequence ATGAACATTTCCGGTTCCTTCACTCCAAACCTCTCCCCACTTGAACCCTACTCCACCGGCAAGCACGGCATGAAACTGGGACGGATGTCAATTGATAAAACGTTTGAGGGCGACCTGAATGCGGTGAGCAAGGGAGAGATGCTGAGCGCGATGACGCCTGAAAAGGGCTCGGCCGGGTATGTGGCGATCGAGCAGGTAGAGGGAACCTTATCCGGTAAAAAGGGAAGCTTTGTCCTGCAGCATTACGGAATCATGACCAATGGAGATCAGCGGCTGATCCTGGAGGTGGTGCCCGGCTCCGGTACGGGCGAACTGGAAGGCCTGGCCGGCAGCATGGCGATCATTATTGAAGATGGGAAGCATACTTATGAGTTTGAATATAAGCTGCCGGAGCAAGACGGTTATTCGGATTAA
- a CDS encoding VOC family protein yields MINRLAHICIHTRDLALTERFYCDALGLKKGFEFEKDGDLYGFYIKLGNKSFIEVFKGDPGNVGNINHLAMETEDIDRVISRLRESGFEATDRKLGGDHTWQAWTRDPNGVRIEFHQYTDKSMQFEGGTCKVDW; encoded by the coding sequence ATGATCAATCGTCTGGCACATATTTGCATTCATACCCGGGACCTTGCACTCACTGAGAGATTTTATTGTGATGCGCTCGGACTTAAGAAAGGTTTCGAATTTGAAAAAGACGGAGATTTATATGGATTCTACATCAAGCTGGGAAATAAGTCATTTATCGAAGTCTTTAAAGGGGATCCCGGAAATGTGGGCAATATCAATCATCTGGCGATGGAGACTGAGGATATAGACAGGGTCATATCCCGACTGCGTGAAAGTGGCTTTGAGGCTACAGACAGGAAGCTGGGCGGTGATCACACCTGGCAGGCGTGGACCCGCGATCCAAATGGTGTCCGAATTGAATTCCACCAATACACGGATAAAAGCATGCAGTTTGAAGGCGGGACTTGTAAGGTTGACTGGTGA
- a CDS encoding TetR/AcrR family transcriptional regulator, whose product MPKNHSPRKKQFLDESLKMIHEKGYQATTMRDLAERMGFEVSNIYNFIDSKETLLETYLFQISEDFHSGIDHILESSHNSTGKLKALISLNIQLTATKPYQVGLLVNEWRNLKEPKLKKFTDRRSEYEEKVRLIISEGIESGEFRTFDLDIITHAVLSSVRWIYYWYTDHTEEANPIELEKQLTEFILGGVVR is encoded by the coding sequence ATGCCCAAAAACCACTCCCCCCGAAAAAAACAGTTCCTGGATGAATCCCTGAAAATGATTCATGAGAAGGGTTATCAGGCCACAACCATGCGTGATCTGGCCGAGCGGATGGGATTCGAGGTGTCGAATATTTACAACTTTATAGATTCGAAAGAAACCCTTCTGGAAACTTATCTCTTCCAGATCTCAGAGGATTTTCATTCAGGAATAGATCATATCCTGGAATCCAGTCACAACTCCACGGGAAAACTTAAAGCGTTAATCAGCCTTAACATCCAACTCACCGCCACAAAGCCGTACCAGGTAGGCCTTCTGGTAAATGAGTGGCGAAATCTGAAGGAACCGAAGCTTAAAAAATTCACTGACCGTCGTTCGGAGTATGAAGAGAAGGTGCGGTTGATTATCAGCGAAGGAATTGAAAGCGGTGAATTTCGGACTTTTGATCTCGATATTATCACCCATGCCGTGCTCTCATCCGTACGATGGATCTACTATTGGTACACCGATCACACCGAGGAGGCCAATCCGATTGAGCTGGAAAAACAGCTGACGGAGTTTATTTTAGGAGGTGTGGTTAGGTGA
- a CDS encoding homogentisate 1,2-dioxygenase: MPIYHKLGKIPPKRHTQFRKPEGELYHEQVFGTIGFDGMSSILYHNYPPTMVKEINEPIDVSPSVAVQNNITARLLKGFDIKPTDDFLDSREAILTNSDVTLHLAAPKKSLTDYFYKNTEADELLFVHRGEGTLRTMFGNIEFEYGDYLLIPRGVIYQIEFKDEDNRLFITESNVPIYTPKRYRNWFGQLRESSPFCERDYKLPQQLETHDEKGNFRMKIKKKGMLHELIYASHPFDVVGWDGYNYPYGFSIHNFEPITGRVHQPPPVHQTFETSAFVVCSFCPRMYDYHPKAIPAPYNHSNIDSDEVLYYVDGDFMSRSHVGKGHISLHPAGIPHGPHPGTYEGSIGKKETKELAVMVDTFKPLMVTENALKLDDGEYYRSWLKD, from the coding sequence ATGCCAATATATCACAAACTTGGAAAAATACCACCCAAACGGCACACACAGTTCCGCAAGCCGGAGGGAGAACTGTATCATGAACAGGTATTCGGAACCATCGGCTTTGATGGAATGTCGTCCATACTGTATCACAACTATCCGCCCACAATGGTGAAAGAGATCAATGAGCCGATAGATGTCTCCCCGAGCGTGGCGGTTCAGAACAACATAACTGCGCGCCTGCTGAAGGGATTTGACATAAAGCCCACGGATGATTTTCTGGATTCGCGGGAGGCCATCCTGACTAATTCGGATGTAACGCTGCATCTGGCAGCTCCGAAGAAGTCGCTCACCGACTATTTTTACAAAAACACCGAAGCCGATGAGCTGCTCTTTGTTCATCGCGGTGAAGGCACCCTTCGCACCATGTTTGGAAACATCGAATTTGAGTATGGGGACTATCTGCTCATCCCGAGAGGCGTGATCTATCAGATTGAGTTTAAGGATGAGGATAACCGGCTGTTCATTACCGAGTCGAATGTTCCCATCTACACACCCAAACGATATCGGAACTGGTTTGGACAGCTTCGCGAAAGCTCACCCTTCTGTGAGCGCGATTACAAGCTGCCTCAACAGCTGGAAACTCACGATGAAAAGGGAAATTTCCGGATGAAGATAAAAAAGAAGGGCATGCTGCATGAGCTTATCTATGCTTCGCATCCGTTCGACGTAGTGGGTTGGGACGGTTATAATTACCCATATGGATTTTCGATCCATAACTTTGAACCGATAACCGGCCGCGTTCATCAGCCGCCGCCTGTCCATCAGACGTTTGAGACCTCCGCGTTTGTAGTCTGCTCGTTTTGTCCGAGAATGTACGATTACCATCCAAAGGCCATTCCTGCTCCCTATAATCATTCAAATATCGATTCCGACGAAGTGCTCTATTATGTGGACGGTGACTTCATGAGCCGCTCACATGTGGGAAAAGGTCATATATCGCTGCACCCCGCGGGCATTCCGCACGGTCCGCATCCGGGCACCTATGAAGGAAGCATCGGCAAAAAGGAAACCAAAGAACTGGCCGTAATGGTAGACACATTTAAGCCGTTAATGGTAACCGAAAACGCCCTGAAGCTGGATGACGGGGAGTATTACCGGTCTTGGCTGAAGGATTAA
- the fahA gene encoding fumarylacetoacetase, producing MPKLTPWLDIPSDSDFSIHNLPFGIFSLPEAGKGKRVGMAIGNYVVDVADAAEEGLFEEMQFDYGVLKSNDLNGLIALGKEVTGRIRLTVQQALCDECSVLRNIGGLLAAMDEVTLHVPIKAGDYTDFYSSREHAFNVGKLFRDPDNALLPNWKHLPVGYHGRASSIVISGSEIYRPNGQIVPDGQNHPVFSPSQKLDFELEMAFVIGKETRRGRPVSVDTAEEHIFGMALFNDWSARDIQKWEYQPLGPFLGKSFSSTISPWIVPMEALEPFKMDGPEQHPAPLAYLRDEGKNHYDINLQAAIQPDGGEEKVVCNTNHRYLYWSMAQQVAHHTSNGCNLNVGDLMASGTISGPDPGSLGCLLEITENGSRPVTLGNGEQRSWLQDGDSVILRGYAESEDGIRVGFGECKGKIIAKV from the coding sequence ATGCCCAAACTAACCCCCTGGCTCGACATACCGTCCGATTCGGATTTTTCAATCCACAATCTGCCGTTCGGTATTTTTTCACTCCCCGAAGCCGGAAAGGGAAAGCGTGTTGGGATGGCGATTGGCAACTATGTGGTGGATGTGGCCGATGCCGCCGAGGAGGGACTTTTTGAGGAGATGCAGTTTGATTACGGAGTATTGAAATCCAATGATCTGAATGGCCTTATAGCCTTGGGTAAAGAGGTTACGGGAAGAATCCGGCTCACGGTTCAACAGGCTCTTTGTGATGAATGTTCGGTTCTGAGAAACATCGGGGGTTTGCTGGCTGCTATGGACGAAGTCACACTTCACGTACCAATAAAAGCGGGAGATTATACCGATTTCTACTCCAGCCGTGAGCATGCTTTCAATGTTGGGAAATTATTTCGCGATCCTGACAACGCCTTGCTTCCAAACTGGAAACACCTGCCTGTAGGATATCATGGAAGGGCCTCCTCGATTGTGATATCTGGTTCGGAAATTTATCGTCCAAACGGCCAGATTGTGCCTGATGGACAAAATCATCCCGTCTTTTCACCGTCGCAAAAACTTGATTTTGAGCTTGAAATGGCATTTGTGATCGGGAAGGAGACGAGACGCGGACGTCCTGTGAGTGTGGATACAGCCGAGGAACACATTTTTGGGATGGCTTTATTTAATGATTGGTCAGCCCGCGACATACAAAAATGGGAGTATCAACCCCTGGGGCCCTTTCTGGGTAAAAGTTTTTCCTCTACAATATCGCCCTGGATTGTGCCTATGGAAGCCCTGGAACCATTCAAAATGGATGGTCCGGAGCAGCATCCCGCTCCGCTGGCCTATTTAAGGGACGAAGGCAAGAACCACTACGACATCAACCTGCAGGCAGCCATTCAACCGGACGGAGGGGAGGAGAAGGTGGTGTGCAATACCAATCACAGGTACCTGTACTGGAGTATGGCACAGCAGGTGGCGCACCATACCTCAAACGGATGTAACCTGAATGTAGGAGATCTGATGGCATCAGGCACCATTTCAGGGCCGGATCCGGGATCACTGGGGTGTCTGCTTGAAATAACTGAAAACGGATCCAGGCCGGTTACGCTCGGCAATGGCGAACAGCGCAGCTGGCTTCAGGATGGCGATTCAGTGATCCTGCGCGGGTATGCCGAAAGTGAGGATGGAATCAGGGTTGGTTTCGGCGAATGTAAGGGAAAGATTATCGCTAAAGTATGA
- a CDS encoding flavin reductase family protein — translation MTPKTKTIDFESVDNRTRYKFMTAAVAPRPICFASTIDGEGRVNLSPFSYFNMFSSTPPVMIFSPSRSGRSAEHKDTYHNVKEVAEVVINIVNSPMLEQMSLASAAWEKGVNEFDKAGFTEVPSDRVRPPRVMEAPIAFECVVDRVIELGAEGGAGNLVIARAVSAHINEEYLDKDGYPDQVKLKLIARMGGDWYCHANSHSMFQLARPGGSSVLGVDGLPDEIRSSAVLTGSHLGRLGNLDALPSEVEIKKASGMEEVKKILEELHDNSDTRREAMHHLGRKMIEEGKVKDALAVMMIGKSAE, via the coding sequence ATGACACCAAAAACCAAAACCATCGACTTCGAATCCGTTGATAACCGTACGCGGTACAAATTTATGACGGCTGCCGTGGCACCCCGGCCAATCTGTTTTGCCAGTACCATTGACGGTGAAGGGCGCGTGAACCTTAGTCCGTTCAGCTACTTCAATATGTTTTCGTCCACGCCGCCGGTGATGATTTTTTCACCATCGCGCAGCGGCCGAAGCGCGGAACATAAAGATACCTATCATAACGTGAAAGAGGTGGCTGAAGTGGTTATCAATATTGTAAACAGCCCTATGCTGGAGCAAATGTCGCTTGCCAGTGCAGCCTGGGAAAAAGGGGTAAATGAGTTTGATAAGGCAGGATTTACGGAAGTACCCTCAGACAGGGTAAGACCTCCAAGGGTTATGGAGGCACCCATTGCGTTCGAGTGTGTGGTAGACCGCGTGATTGAGCTGGGAGCAGAGGGAGGAGCCGGAAATCTTGTGATTGCACGCGCAGTTTCGGCGCACATTAATGAAGAGTACCTGGACAAAGACGGATATCCCGACCAGGTAAAGCTAAAGCTGATTGCGCGAATGGGAGGGGATTGGTACTGTCATGCAAATTCACATTCCATGTTTCAGCTGGCGCGCCCCGGCGGCAGCAGTGTGTTGGGCGTGGACGGTCTACCGGATGAGATTCGAAGCAGCGCCGTGCTGACCGGCAGCCACCTGGGACGCCTGGGAAACCTGGATGCACTGCCGTCTGAAGTAGAGATTAAAAAAGCATCGGGTATGGAAGAGGTGAAGAAGATTTTGGAAGAATTGCATGATAACAGTGATACAAGGCGCGAGGCCATGCATCATCTGGGAAGGAAGATGATAGAGGAAGGAAAAGTGAAGGACGCACTGGCCGTGATGATGATTGGAAAGAGTGCGGAGTAA
- a CDS encoding acetoacetate--CoA ligase, whose translation MTQSNTLWKPSERFINESNLKKYERWLEEHRGLSFNSYSELWEWSVEDIAGFWGSLWTYFEIIHHAPYERVLSAEKMPGARWFEGATLNYAEHIFRMKNDERPAIHFRSDTGRVDTISWMELERKVSAVREWLISEGVGKGDRVAAYLPNTPEAMITFYAVSSLGAIWSCCSPDFGVQTVIDRFSQIEPAIFFAAKGYTYGGKRHSRLNEINEIAAGIPSIRKTVIIPAFEDETPHPHSPQIEVWEDILRTPPEELSFTPVEFNDPIWVLYSSGTTGKPKAITHSHGGVLLEHLKYLHFHNDVKAGENFFWYTTTGWMMWNFMQASLLAGATAVLFDGSAGFPNLNVLWKYASELPIHHFGTSAPYLSACMKKGLQPGEEFDLSKLRSIGSTGAPLPPEVFDWVYHSVSGDVWLCSMSGGTDMCTAFVGGCPYEPVKRGRIQQRCLGADLHAYSEEGRKTIGALGEMVIQKPMPSMPIYFWGDDDYGRYKSSYFDTFDGKWRHGDWMKLFEDGSLVIQGRSDATLNRKGIRIGTAEIYAVLNKMKGIKDSLIVNLENNHGADVMPLFVVLDEKTELDEITAEIKENLKSECSPRHVPDYVIRVPAIPYTLSGKKMEVPVKKALLGMEMGKEVSKDAMKNPEAMEVFIRMGKKVPS comes from the coding sequence ATGACACAATCAAACACCCTTTGGAAACCTTCGGAGCGATTCATCAATGAATCGAATCTAAAGAAGTACGAGAGGTGGCTTGAGGAACATCGGGGACTTTCATTTAACTCATACAGTGAGTTGTGGGAGTGGTCTGTGGAGGATATTGCCGGATTCTGGGGGTCGTTGTGGACCTATTTTGAGATCATTCACCATGCGCCCTACGAACGTGTTCTCTCCGCGGAGAAGATGCCCGGTGCCCGATGGTTTGAAGGGGCAACGCTGAACTACGCTGAACATATTTTCCGGATGAAAAATGATGAGCGTCCTGCAATTCACTTCCGTAGCGATACCGGCAGGGTCGATACAATAAGCTGGATGGAACTGGAGAGAAAGGTATCGGCTGTTCGCGAATGGCTGATCAGTGAGGGAGTTGGCAAAGGCGACAGGGTAGCCGCATATCTGCCCAATACTCCGGAAGCGATGATCACCTTTTATGCGGTAAGCTCACTCGGTGCAATCTGGAGCTGCTGTTCGCCTGATTTTGGTGTTCAAACGGTAATCGACCGGTTTTCGCAAATTGAACCGGCCATCTTTTTTGCAGCGAAGGGATACACGTATGGTGGAAAGCGGCACTCACGTTTGAATGAGATCAATGAAATTGCAGCGGGGATCCCTTCAATTCGCAAAACCGTGATTATTCCTGCATTTGAGGATGAAACGCCGCATCCGCATTCACCGCAGATAGAAGTGTGGGAAGATATACTTCGCACACCCCCGGAGGAACTGTCTTTTACACCTGTGGAGTTTAATGATCCCATCTGGGTACTGTACTCCAGCGGAACTACCGGAAAACCCAAGGCAATCACTCACTCACACGGCGGTGTACTGCTCGAACATCTCAAGTACCTGCATTTCCATAATGATGTAAAAGCGGGTGAAAACTTCTTCTGGTATACGACTACGGGATGGATGATGTGGAATTTCATGCAGGCCAGCCTGCTTGCGGGTGCAACTGCAGTGCTATTCGACGGATCGGCCGGTTTTCCGAATCTGAATGTTCTATGGAAATATGCGTCTGAACTTCCGATTCACCACTTTGGCACCAGCGCTCCCTATCTCTCTGCATGTATGAAAAAGGGATTGCAACCCGGTGAAGAGTTTGATCTTTCAAAACTTCGCTCAATAGGATCAACGGGTGCGCCCCTGCCTCCCGAAGTGTTCGACTGGGTCTACCATTCAGTATCGGGGGATGTATGGCTTTGCAGTATGAGCGGAGGAACCGATATGTGTACGGCTTTTGTAGGCGGCTGCCCGTATGAGCCGGTAAAACGTGGACGAATACAGCAGCGTTGTCTGGGAGCCGATCTGCACGCATACAGTGAGGAGGGTCGTAAAACGATCGGCGCATTGGGTGAAATGGTGATTCAAAAACCGATGCCGTCAATGCCTATCTATTTCTGGGGTGATGATGATTACGGACGGTACAAATCCAGTTACTTCGACACCTTCGATGGAAAATGGCGGCATGGCGATTGGATGAAGCTGTTTGAAGACGGAAGCCTGGTGATTCAGGGACGCTCGGATGCTACACTTAACCGGAAAGGGATTCGGATCGGTACCGCAGAGATCTACGCAGTACTCAATAAGATGAAGGGCATAAAGGATAGTCTCATTGTGAACCTGGAAAACAATCATGGCGCGGATGTGATGCCGCTTTTTGTGGTGCTCGATGAGAAAACGGAGTTGGATGAGATCACGGCTGAAATTAAAGAGAACCTGAAAAGCGAATGCTCACCCCGCCATGTGCCCGACTATGTAATCCGCGTTCCTGCCATACCATATACTCTTAGCGGGAAAAAGATGGAAGTGCCGGTGAAAAAGGCTCTTTTGGGTATGGAAATGGGTAAGGAGGTGAGTAAAGATGCAATGAAGAATCCCGAAGCAATGGAGGTGTTTATCCGGATGGGAAAAAAAGTCCCCTCTTGA
- the hppD gene encoding 4-hydroxyphenylpyruvate dioxygenase, which produces MDTIAEKKQGTAEMEDFMPIMGTDYVEIYTSNARQAAYFYQSAFGFHPVAHCGLETGTRDRESYVVQQDKIRLVLTSPLKSGTEIGKHIDTHGDGVRVIALWVDDAAYAYKTAIDRGAESYMEPMVERDEHGKVVRSGIKIYGDTVHIFVERKDYKGVFLPGYESWDSGMEIKPIGLKYVDHMVGNVELGRMNYWVKFYEDVLGFRQMLSFDDKDISTKYTALMSKVMSNGNGRIKFPINEPAKGAKKSQVEEYLDFYEGPGVQHVAVATDNIIETISELQSRGVQFLSIPDTYYDELEERVGKIDEQTDTLRKLGILVDRDDEGYLLQIFSKPIQPRPTMFFEIIQRKGATSFGKGNFKALFEAIECEQELRGTL; this is translated from the coding sequence ATGGATACCATAGCAGAGAAAAAACAGGGAACAGCAGAAATGGAAGATTTCATGCCTATCATGGGTACGGATTATGTCGAGATATACACCAGCAATGCGAGGCAGGCTGCCTATTTCTACCAGTCTGCTTTCGGATTTCATCCCGTTGCACATTGCGGACTCGAAACCGGGACAAGGGATCGTGAGTCGTATGTAGTGCAACAGGATAAAATACGGCTGGTTTTGACGTCTCCGCTAAAAAGCGGAACGGAGATCGGAAAGCATATCGACACGCACGGAGATGGCGTCAGGGTAATTGCACTATGGGTTGATGATGCCGCTTACGCCTATAAAACAGCCATCGACAGGGGAGCAGAATCCTATATGGAACCGATGGTGGAGCGCGACGAACACGGAAAGGTTGTGCGTTCCGGAATAAAAATATATGGTGATACAGTACACATCTTCGTAGAAAGAAAGGATTACAAAGGTGTTTTTTTGCCGGGATATGAGTCGTGGGATTCCGGAATGGAAATCAAGCCGATTGGCCTGAAATACGTAGACCATATGGTGGGTAACGTGGAGCTTGGCAGAATGAATTACTGGGTGAAATTTTATGAGGATGTGCTTGGGTTCCGCCAGATGCTTTCTTTTGATGACAAGGACATCTCAACCAAGTACACTGCACTGATGAGCAAGGTGATGAGCAATGGAAACGGGCGCATCAAATTTCCTATCAATGAGCCGGCCAAAGGTGCAAAGAAATCACAGGTTGAGGAGTATCTTGACTTTTATGAGGGTCCGGGCGTTCAGCACGTTGCCGTTGCAACCGACAACATTATAGAGACCATTTCAGAGCTGCAGTCACGCGGTGTACAATTCCTTTCTATTCCGGATACATATTATGACGAATTGGAAGAGAGAGTGGGAAAAATCGATGAGCAAACCGATACACTCAGGAAACTGGGTATTCTGGTTGACCGTGATGACGAGGGATATCTGCTCCAGATATTCAGCAAACCCATACAGCCGAGACCCACGATGTTTTTTGAAATAATTCAGCGCAAAGGCGCCACGTCATTTGGCAAGGGCAATTTCAAAGCGCTGTTCGAAGCGATAGAATGTGAGCAGGAGCTCAGGGGTACACTGTAG